One genomic window of Pungitius pungitius chromosome 11, fPunPun2.1, whole genome shotgun sequence includes the following:
- the si:dkey-199f5.8 gene encoding beta-1,4-galactosyltransferase 3 — MIGIQSKWRYLFMFLGIQLVVMALLSREGYQKRVSYFIRIFRKPDATGLSGRNHTAPGVAGGDVYANLSHLSRAHGHGDVMPYCPTTSPLIGGPIHVSFPSGLTLAEVQRKNPLVVRGGRYRPPDCEARHRTAIIIPHRHREHHLKFLLYYLHPFLQRQQLNYGIYVIHQAGNYTFNRAKLMNVGFREAMKEEDWDCLFFHDVDLIPEDDRNTYVCDSNPKHAAIAMDKFGYKLPYKMYFGGVSALTPLHYLKINGFPNNYWGWGGEDDDIGVRVTLGGMYITRPSVKVGRYRMIKHKLDKGNDVNPKRFNMLAKTRQTWKSDGMNTAEYETISRQYMPLYTNITVNIGTEAGLHPPPAKAGVKEPGGGPAKGPAKTPAKLKEAHTGKKER; from the exons ATGATCGGCATCCAGTCCAAATGGCGCTACCTTTTCATGTTCCTGGGCATTCAGCTGGTGGTCATGGCGCTGCTGTCCCGGGAGGGGTACCAGAAGAGGGTCTCCTACTTCATCCGCATCTTCCGCAAGCCTGACGCCACCGGGCTGTCCGGCCGCAACCACACAGCACCGGGCGTCGCTGGAGGGGACGTGTACGCCAACCTCTCCCACCTGTCCAGAGCCCACGGCCATGGAGACGTGATGCCTTACTGCCCGACGACGTCCCCTCTTATCG GCGGGCCGATCCATGTCAGCTTTCCGTCGGGCCTCACGCTGGCGGAGGTCCAGAGGAAAAACCCACTGGTGGTGCGCGGGGGCCGCTACAGGCCACCCGACTGCGAGGCGAGGCACCGGACGGCCATCATCATCCCCCACAGACACCGGGAGCACCACCTCAAGTTCCTGCTGTACTACTTGCATCCCTTTCTGCAGCGGCAACAGCTCAACTACGGGATTTACGTCATTCACCAG GCTGGAAACTACACCTTCAACAGGGCCAAGCTGATGAACGTGGGTTTCCGCGAGGCCATGAAGGAGGAAGACTGGGACTGTCTCTTCTTCCACGACGTGGACCTCATCCCCGAGGACGATCGCAACACGTACGTCTGCGACTCCAACCCCAAGCACGCGGCCATCGCTATGGACAAGTTCGGCTACAA GCTTCCGTACAAGATGTACTTTGGAGGAGTGTCTGCTCTGACGCCGCTGCACTACCTGAAGATTAACGGCTTTCCCAACAACTACTGGggctgggggggagaggacgaCGATATTGGAGTCAG AGTGACTCTGGGGGGGATGTACATCACTCGTCCATCAGTGAAGGTCGGCCGCTACAGGATGATTAAACACAAGCTGGACAAAGGCAACGACGTGAACCCCAAGAG GTTCAACATGCTGGCCAAGACGAGGCAGACATGGAAGTCAGACGGGATGAACACTGCTGAATACGAGACAATCTCACGGCAGTACATGCCTCTCTACACCAACATCACGGTTAACATCGGCACCGAGGCCGGTCTacatcctcctcctgccaaaGCTGGAGTCAAAGAACCTGGCGGAGGCCCAGCTAAAGGACCAGCCAAAACCCCTGCCAAACTCAAAGAGGCCCACACAGGGAAGAAGGAGCGCTAA